In the genome of Drosophila yakuba strain Tai18E2 chromosome 3R, Prin_Dyak_Tai18E2_2.1, whole genome shotgun sequence, one region contains:
- the LOC6535819 gene encoding transcription intermediary factor 1-alpha isoform X1: MDMDLEQLKNDFLPLIAGIKQEQLDAVPTDVLPQMSTPSTASGAPTTSSLSSSSLSLSNPCDSAEKRSESNSSASAKFTLFKCVYCAQLLGSNDRPKLLECLHVACAQCVSTKFSELDRSLPPLIHCPVCDNASQQEFIVDNQFLIEQCTAGDSGDGVGLLGLPGEGQKSSAAASIQCSSCSDGAVATSWCVDCSEYICDSCVQAHQRLKITKDHTIKPKDEANNEQLAGAAGVDKLHMCQLHPQEKLSLFCETCDKLTCRDCQLSDHRDHKYKFAHEIATESRQALSTLVSEINYKRFLLSSATKVIDDRQQLIHDKKKDLIKEITAMAVKITNTVNTRGKQLIMRLNEVCDSKLKVLVEKKETLQLLSDNTDHCIDFMQNALEKGSDFAILSSKKSLVRHLQKLKCQRADIPNPEIPVRIQVQLNQVSDLQKVISQLGIIIVDGKPYPPTPSPNGTPQPQHPPRQPPSPNMAPPLRPGLPPGMPAGLSPNGPPVNFGPQNGPPLYSNAAQQQFNNLSMSRSFPGDGSGKVRFGGMPPVGMQRHGQPHVSSSTHPQNMDISLRGLLNNQAAQSPNAHMAFNGPPSYPGGPQGAPAPAHQPMGPQMRPHFMPGQQGFSQGGGPGGGPRDANFMNSNARFQSQYQRMANHAQQAAAAAAMAGAAGGGGGQIPSPGALQRPQMMSNPMQNVSAMQNSLGFHGSQAGFNTGPPQTSPQLSGGGMHSLAKWHIPQSAQQSNMCSQQGPLLPFANGRQTSENFKISLKSPNTLKNSTPPSLGGGGAGHPGHGNGSSSAQLNAAALGLGPAVSILSNVTSTNPKTPSPSTHENTKDFTEPIDKVRDDSINDLIATIAKLDSNGVQVLPEGRTKTTSPQVHSSTDLSNTQEVNNKNEQKDDPNEDWCAVCLDGGELMCCDKCPKVFHQNCHIPAISSLPDESESWQCLLCVNLKELTKAEGSEKNSSGELSALELRILQRICLELYCQYEQSLNFREPESPANTSYYEIVSSPMSLDVIRTRLDPSSPNHYKDIAGFVSDVRLIFSNTYLFYQEDTKTYSNAKYLENFFEEQLAKWLPQFEGSKPLSKRNTSNSPALLGVNATGSPSPIENGRKSCGSASLGDSDGGCLPAKRARRSAHE, encoded by the exons ATGGACATGGATTTGGAGCAGCTAAAGAACGACTTCCTGCCGCTGATCGCCGGAAtcaagcaggagcagctggacgCCGTACCCACGGATGTCCTGCCCCAGATGAGCACACCCAGCACGGCCAGCGGTGCGCCCACCACCTCGTCCTTGAGCTCCTCTTCGCTGAGCCTGAGTAATCCCTGCGACAGTGCTGAGAAAAGG tCAGAGTCAAACTCTTCCGCATCAGCAAAGTTCACCCTATTCAAGTGCGTTTACTGCGCTCAACTCCTCGGATCCAATGATCGACCCAAATTGCTAGAATGCCTCCACGTGGCTTGTGCCCAGTGCGTGAGCACCAAGTTCTCGGAGCTGGACCGCTCGCTGCCACCATTGATCCATTGTCCCGTATGCGACAATGCGTCGCAGCAGGAGTTTATCGTGGACAACCAGTTCCTCATCGAGCAGTGCACCGCCGGAGACAGTGGTGATGGGGTCGGTCTTCTGGGCTTGCCAGGCGAAGGTCAGAAGAGCTCCGCTGCGGCGAGCATCCAATGCAGCAGCTGTTCCGATGGTGCAGTGGCCACGTCGTGGTGCGTTGACTGCTCGGAGTACATTTGCGACAGTTGTGTGCAGGCTCACCAGCGCCTGAAAATCACCAAGGACCACACGATCAAGCCCAAAGACGAGGCCAACAACGAGCAGCTGGCCGGAGCTGCCGGGGTGGACAAACTGCACATGTGCCAGTTGCACCCACAGGAGAAGCTTTCGTTGTTTTGCGAGACCTGCGACAAGCTTACTTGTCGTGATTGTCAGTTGAGCGACCATCGGGAtcacaaatacaaatttgcCCACGAGATTGCCACGGAGTCAAGACAGGCGCTGTCCACCCTTGTTTCCGAAATCAACTACAAACGCTTCCTTCTCTCCTCGGCTACCAAGGTGATTGATGACCGCCAACAGCTGATCCATGACAAGAAGAAGGACCTCATCAAGGAGATCACAGCCATGGCGGTCAAGATCACCAATACGGTTAATACCCGAGGCAAGCAGCTAATCATGAGATTAAACGAGGTGTGCGACAGTAAACTCAAGGTGCTGGTGGAAAAGAAGGAGACGCTACAATTGCTGTCTGACAACACGGACCACTGCATCGATTTCATGCAAAACGCTTTGGAGAAGGGCAGTGATTTCGCTATCCTCTCGAGCAAAAAGTCTCTGGTGCGTCACCTGCAGAAGCTCAAGTGCCAAAGGGCGGATATCCCCAACCCGGAAATCCCAGTGCGCATTCAAGTTCAGCTTAACCAGGTTTCCGATCTTCAGAAGGTAATCTCGCAGCTGGGCATCATAATCGTTGATGGCAAACCATATCCGCCCACGCCCTCGCCCAACGGTACCCCTCAGCCGCAGCACCCACCTCGCCAGCCTCCCAGCCCGAACATGGCGCCACCCCTGCGTCCTGGTCTTCCACCCGGAATGCCCGCTGGCCTCTCGCCGAACGGACCGCCCGTCAACTTTGGACCGCAGAACGGACCGCCGCTCTACAGCAATGCTGCCCAGCAGCAGTTCAACAATCTGTCCATGAGTCGCTCCTTTCCGGGTGACGGGTCAGGTAAGG TTCGCTTCGGGGGAATGCCTCCAGTAGGCATGCAGCGACACGGACAACCGCACGTGAGCTCCTCCACGCATCCGCAGAATATGG ACATCAGCCTGCGGGGCCTGCTGAACAACCAGGCGGCACAGAGCCCGAATGCCCACATGGCATTCAATGGACCGCCCAGCTATCCGGGTGGGCCGCAAGGAGCCCCGGCTCCGGCGCACCAACCGATGGGTCCGCAGATGCGTCCGCATTTTATGCCCGGCCAGCAGGGTTTCTCGCAGGGCGGTGGTCCAGGAGGCGGTCCGCGAGACGCCAACTTTATGAACAGCAACGCGCGCTTCCAGTCGCAGTATCAGCGTATGGCCAACCACGCTCAGCAGGCGGCGGCTGCAGCGGCCATGGCCGGAGCGGCGGGGGGCGGAGGCGGCCAAATCCCTTCGCCGGGTGCACTGCAGCGACCCCAGATGATGTCCAATCCCATGCAGAATGTGAGTGCCATGCAGAAT TCGTTGGGGTTTCATGGGAGCCAGGCTGGCTTTAATACCGGCCCACCGCAGACCTCCCCGCAGTTAAGCGGCGGAGGCATGCACAGCCTGGCCAAGTGGCACATCCCGCAATCCGCTCAACAGTCGAACA TGTGTTCGCAACAAGGTccccttttgccttttgcgaATGGTCGCCAGACATcggaaaattttaaaatctcACTCAAATCCCCAAACACGCTCAAAAATAGCACCCCGCCCAGCCTGGGGGGCGGTGGTGCGGGTCACCCGGGCCACGGAAACGGCTCCTCCAGCGCCCAACTGAACGCAGCTGCCCTGGGATTGGGGCCAGCCGTTTCGATACTCTCTAACGTCACCTCGACGAATCCAAAGACGCCCAGTCCCAGCACTCATGAG AACACCAAGGACTTCACCGAACCCATTGACAAGGTGCGGGATGACTCAATCAACGATCTGATTGCAACCATAGCCAAGCTAGACTCAAATGGGGTGCAGGTGTTGCCGGAGGGTCGCACAAAGACCACCTCGCCACAGGTGCACAGCTCTACGGATCTGTCCAACACACAGGAAG ttaataataaaaacgaacaaaaagaTGATCCCAACGAGGACTGGTGCGCCGTCTGTCTGGATGGAGGAGAGCTGATGTGCTGCGACAAGTGTCCCAAGGTTTTTCACCAGAACTGTCACATCCCCGCGATCAGCTCGCTGCCGGACGAAAGCGAGAGCTGGCAGTGCCTGCTGTGCGTTAACCTCAAGGAGCTGACCAAGGCGGAGGGAAGTGAAAAGAACTCCTCGGGCGAGCTGAGCGCCCTGGAGCTCCGCATCCTGCAGCGCATCTGTCTAGAATTGTACTGCCAGTACGAACAGAGTCTCAATTTCCGGGAGCCGGAGTCGCCAGCCAATACATCCTATTACGAGATTGTTTCCAG TCCCATGTCGTTAGATGTTATTCGCACCCGCCTGGATCCATCCAGTCCCAACCACTACAAGGATATCGCAGGCTTCGTGTCCGACGTGCGTTTAATATTCTCCAACACGTACCTCTTTTATCAG GAGGACACGAAAACTTACTCCAATGCCAAGTATTTGGAAAACTTCTTCGAGGAGCAGCTAGCTAAGTGGTTGCCGCAATTTGAGGGCAGCAAGCCACTAAGTAAGCGCAATACCTCAAACTCCCCGGCGCTGTTAGGTGTGAATGCAACTGGTTCGCCGTCGCCCATCGAAAACGGAAGAAAAAGCTGCGGCTCGGCATCATTAGGTGACAGCGATGGTGGCTGCTTGCCGGCCAAGAGGGCGAGACGATCGGCGCACGAATAG
- the LOC6535819 gene encoding transcription intermediary factor 1-alpha isoform X3: MDMDLEQLKNDFLPLIAGIKQEQLDAVPTDVLPQMSTPSTASGAPTTSSLSSSSLSLSNPCDSAEKRSESNSSASAKFTLFKCVYCAQLLGSNDRPKLLECLHVACAQCVSTKFSELDRSLPPLIHCPVCDNASQQEFIVDNQFLIEQCTAGDSGDGVGLLGLPGEGQKSSAAASIQCSSCSDGAVATSWCVDCSEYICDSCVQAHQRLKITKDHTIKPKDEANNEQLAGAAGVDKLHMCQLHPQEKLSLFCETCDKLTCRDCQLSDHRDHKYKFAHEIATESRQALSTLVSEINYKRFLLSSATKVIDDRQQLIHDKKKDLIKEITAMAVKITNTVNTRGKQLIMRLNEVCDSKLKVLVEKKETLQLLSDNTDHCIDFMQNALEKGSDFAILSSKKSLVRHLQKLKCQRADIPNPEIPVRIQVQLNQVSDLQKVISQLGIIIVDGKPYPPTPSPNGTPQPQHPPRQPPSPNMAPPLRPGLPPGMPAGLSPNGPPVNFGPQNGPPLYSNAAQQQFNNLSMSRSFPGDGSVRFGGMPPVGMQRHGQPHVSSSTHPQNMDISLRGLLNNQAAQSPNAHMAFNGPPSYPGGPQGAPAPAHQPMGPQMRPHFMPGQQGFSQGGGPGGGPRDANFMNSNARFQSQYQRMANHAQQAAAAAAMAGAAGGGGGQIPSPGALQRPQMMSNPMQNVSAMQNSLGFHGSQAGFNTGPPQTSPQLSGGGMHSLAKWHIPQSAQQSNMCSQQGPLLPFANGRQTSENFKISLKSPNTLKNSTPPSLGGGGAGHPGHGNGSSSAQLNAAALGLGPAVSILSNVTSTNPKTPSPSTHENTKDFTEPIDKVRDDSINDLIATIAKLDSNGVQVLPEGRTKTTSPQVHSSTDLSNTQEVNNKNEQKDDPNEDWCAVCLDGGELMCCDKCPKVFHQNCHIPAISSLPDESESWQCLLCVNLKELTKAEGSEKNSSGELSALELRILQRICLELYCQYEQSLNFREPESPANTSYYEIVSSPMSLDVIRTRLDPSSPNHYKDIAGFVSDVRLIFSNTYLFYQEDTKTYSNAKYLENFFEEQLAKWLPQFEGSKPLSKRNTSNSPALLGVNATGSPSPIENGRKSCGSASLGDSDGGCLPAKRARRSAHE; encoded by the exons ATGGACATGGATTTGGAGCAGCTAAAGAACGACTTCCTGCCGCTGATCGCCGGAAtcaagcaggagcagctggacgCCGTACCCACGGATGTCCTGCCCCAGATGAGCACACCCAGCACGGCCAGCGGTGCGCCCACCACCTCGTCCTTGAGCTCCTCTTCGCTGAGCCTGAGTAATCCCTGCGACAGTGCTGAGAAAAGG tCAGAGTCAAACTCTTCCGCATCAGCAAAGTTCACCCTATTCAAGTGCGTTTACTGCGCTCAACTCCTCGGATCCAATGATCGACCCAAATTGCTAGAATGCCTCCACGTGGCTTGTGCCCAGTGCGTGAGCACCAAGTTCTCGGAGCTGGACCGCTCGCTGCCACCATTGATCCATTGTCCCGTATGCGACAATGCGTCGCAGCAGGAGTTTATCGTGGACAACCAGTTCCTCATCGAGCAGTGCACCGCCGGAGACAGTGGTGATGGGGTCGGTCTTCTGGGCTTGCCAGGCGAAGGTCAGAAGAGCTCCGCTGCGGCGAGCATCCAATGCAGCAGCTGTTCCGATGGTGCAGTGGCCACGTCGTGGTGCGTTGACTGCTCGGAGTACATTTGCGACAGTTGTGTGCAGGCTCACCAGCGCCTGAAAATCACCAAGGACCACACGATCAAGCCCAAAGACGAGGCCAACAACGAGCAGCTGGCCGGAGCTGCCGGGGTGGACAAACTGCACATGTGCCAGTTGCACCCACAGGAGAAGCTTTCGTTGTTTTGCGAGACCTGCGACAAGCTTACTTGTCGTGATTGTCAGTTGAGCGACCATCGGGAtcacaaatacaaatttgcCCACGAGATTGCCACGGAGTCAAGACAGGCGCTGTCCACCCTTGTTTCCGAAATCAACTACAAACGCTTCCTTCTCTCCTCGGCTACCAAGGTGATTGATGACCGCCAACAGCTGATCCATGACAAGAAGAAGGACCTCATCAAGGAGATCACAGCCATGGCGGTCAAGATCACCAATACGGTTAATACCCGAGGCAAGCAGCTAATCATGAGATTAAACGAGGTGTGCGACAGTAAACTCAAGGTGCTGGTGGAAAAGAAGGAGACGCTACAATTGCTGTCTGACAACACGGACCACTGCATCGATTTCATGCAAAACGCTTTGGAGAAGGGCAGTGATTTCGCTATCCTCTCGAGCAAAAAGTCTCTGGTGCGTCACCTGCAGAAGCTCAAGTGCCAAAGGGCGGATATCCCCAACCCGGAAATCCCAGTGCGCATTCAAGTTCAGCTTAACCAGGTTTCCGATCTTCAGAAGGTAATCTCGCAGCTGGGCATCATAATCGTTGATGGCAAACCATATCCGCCCACGCCCTCGCCCAACGGTACCCCTCAGCCGCAGCACCCACCTCGCCAGCCTCCCAGCCCGAACATGGCGCCACCCCTGCGTCCTGGTCTTCCACCCGGAATGCCCGCTGGCCTCTCGCCGAACGGACCGCCCGTCAACTTTGGACCGCAGAACGGACCGCCGCTCTACAGCAATGCTGCCCAGCAGCAGTTCAACAATCTGTCCATGAGTCGCTCCTTTCCGGGTGACGGGTCAG TTCGCTTCGGGGGAATGCCTCCAGTAGGCATGCAGCGACACGGACAACCGCACGTGAGCTCCTCCACGCATCCGCAGAATATGG ACATCAGCCTGCGGGGCCTGCTGAACAACCAGGCGGCACAGAGCCCGAATGCCCACATGGCATTCAATGGACCGCCCAGCTATCCGGGTGGGCCGCAAGGAGCCCCGGCTCCGGCGCACCAACCGATGGGTCCGCAGATGCGTCCGCATTTTATGCCCGGCCAGCAGGGTTTCTCGCAGGGCGGTGGTCCAGGAGGCGGTCCGCGAGACGCCAACTTTATGAACAGCAACGCGCGCTTCCAGTCGCAGTATCAGCGTATGGCCAACCACGCTCAGCAGGCGGCGGCTGCAGCGGCCATGGCCGGAGCGGCGGGGGGCGGAGGCGGCCAAATCCCTTCGCCGGGTGCACTGCAGCGACCCCAGATGATGTCCAATCCCATGCAGAATGTGAGTGCCATGCAGAAT TCGTTGGGGTTTCATGGGAGCCAGGCTGGCTTTAATACCGGCCCACCGCAGACCTCCCCGCAGTTAAGCGGCGGAGGCATGCACAGCCTGGCCAAGTGGCACATCCCGCAATCCGCTCAACAGTCGAACA TGTGTTCGCAACAAGGTccccttttgccttttgcgaATGGTCGCCAGACATcggaaaattttaaaatctcACTCAAATCCCCAAACACGCTCAAAAATAGCACCCCGCCCAGCCTGGGGGGCGGTGGTGCGGGTCACCCGGGCCACGGAAACGGCTCCTCCAGCGCCCAACTGAACGCAGCTGCCCTGGGATTGGGGCCAGCCGTTTCGATACTCTCTAACGTCACCTCGACGAATCCAAAGACGCCCAGTCCCAGCACTCATGAG AACACCAAGGACTTCACCGAACCCATTGACAAGGTGCGGGATGACTCAATCAACGATCTGATTGCAACCATAGCCAAGCTAGACTCAAATGGGGTGCAGGTGTTGCCGGAGGGTCGCACAAAGACCACCTCGCCACAGGTGCACAGCTCTACGGATCTGTCCAACACACAGGAAG ttaataataaaaacgaacaaaaagaTGATCCCAACGAGGACTGGTGCGCCGTCTGTCTGGATGGAGGAGAGCTGATGTGCTGCGACAAGTGTCCCAAGGTTTTTCACCAGAACTGTCACATCCCCGCGATCAGCTCGCTGCCGGACGAAAGCGAGAGCTGGCAGTGCCTGCTGTGCGTTAACCTCAAGGAGCTGACCAAGGCGGAGGGAAGTGAAAAGAACTCCTCGGGCGAGCTGAGCGCCCTGGAGCTCCGCATCCTGCAGCGCATCTGTCTAGAATTGTACTGCCAGTACGAACAGAGTCTCAATTTCCGGGAGCCGGAGTCGCCAGCCAATACATCCTATTACGAGATTGTTTCCAG TCCCATGTCGTTAGATGTTATTCGCACCCGCCTGGATCCATCCAGTCCCAACCACTACAAGGATATCGCAGGCTTCGTGTCCGACGTGCGTTTAATATTCTCCAACACGTACCTCTTTTATCAG GAGGACACGAAAACTTACTCCAATGCCAAGTATTTGGAAAACTTCTTCGAGGAGCAGCTAGCTAAGTGGTTGCCGCAATTTGAGGGCAGCAAGCCACTAAGTAAGCGCAATACCTCAAACTCCCCGGCGCTGTTAGGTGTGAATGCAACTGGTTCGCCGTCGCCCATCGAAAACGGAAGAAAAAGCTGCGGCTCGGCATCATTAGGTGACAGCGATGGTGGCTGCTTGCCGGCCAAGAGGGCGAGACGATCGGCGCACGAATAG
- the LOC6535819 gene encoding transcription intermediary factor 1-alpha isoform X5, translated as MDMDLEQLKNDFLPLIAGIKQEQLDAVPTDVLPQMSTPSTASGAPTTSSLSSSSLSLSNPCDSAEKRSESNSSASAKFTLFKCVYCAQLLGSNDRPKLLECLHVACAQCVSTKFSELDRSLPPLIHCPVCDNASQQEFIVDNQFLIEQCTAGDSGDGVGLLGLPGEGQKSSAAASIQCSSCSDGAVATSWCVDCSEYICDSCVQAHQRLKITKDHTIKPKDEANNEQLAGAAGVDKLHMCQLHPQEKLSLFCETCDKLTCRDCQLSDHRDHKYKFAHEIATESRQALSTLVSEINYKRFLLSSATKVIDDRQQLIHDKKKDLIKEITAMAVKITNTVNTRGKQLIMRLNEVCDSKLKVLVEKKETLQLLSDNTDHCIDFMQNALEKGSDFAILSSKKSLVRHLQKLKCQRADIPNPEIPVRIQVQLNQVSDLQKVISQLGIIIVDGKPYPPTPSPNGTPQPQHPPRQPPSPNMAPPLRPGLPPGMPAGLSPNGPPVNFGPQNGPPLYSNAAQQQFNNLSMSRSFPGDGSGKVRFGGMPPVGMQRHGQPHVSSSTHPQNMDISLRGLLNNQAAQSPNAHMAFNGPPSYPGGPQGAPAPAHQPMGPQMRPHFMPGQQGFSQGGGPGGGPRDANFMNSNARFQSQYQRMANHAQQAAAAAAMAGAAGGGGGQIPSPGALQRPQMMSNPMQNVSAMQNSLGFHGSQAGFNTGPPQTSPQLSGGGMHSLAKWHIPQSAQQSNMCSQQGPLLPFANGRQTSENFKISLKSPNTLKNSTPPSLGGGGAGHPGHGNGSSSAQLNAAALGLGPAVSILSNVTSTNPKTPSPSTHENTKDFTEPIDKVRDDSINDLIATIAKLDSNGVQVLPEGRTKTTSPQVHSSTDLSNTQEDDPNEDWCAVCLDGGELMCCDKCPKVFHQNCHIPAISSLPDESESWQCLLCVNLKELTKAEGSEKNSSGELSALELRILQRICLELYCQYEQSLNFREPESPANTSYYEIVSSPMSLDVIRTRLDPSSPNHYKDIAGFVSDVRLIFSNTYLFYQEDTKTYSNAKYLENFFEEQLAKWLPQFEGSKPLSKRNTSNSPALLGVNATGSPSPIENGRKSCGSASLGDSDGGCLPAKRARRSAHE; from the exons ATGGACATGGATTTGGAGCAGCTAAAGAACGACTTCCTGCCGCTGATCGCCGGAAtcaagcaggagcagctggacgCCGTACCCACGGATGTCCTGCCCCAGATGAGCACACCCAGCACGGCCAGCGGTGCGCCCACCACCTCGTCCTTGAGCTCCTCTTCGCTGAGCCTGAGTAATCCCTGCGACAGTGCTGAGAAAAGG tCAGAGTCAAACTCTTCCGCATCAGCAAAGTTCACCCTATTCAAGTGCGTTTACTGCGCTCAACTCCTCGGATCCAATGATCGACCCAAATTGCTAGAATGCCTCCACGTGGCTTGTGCCCAGTGCGTGAGCACCAAGTTCTCGGAGCTGGACCGCTCGCTGCCACCATTGATCCATTGTCCCGTATGCGACAATGCGTCGCAGCAGGAGTTTATCGTGGACAACCAGTTCCTCATCGAGCAGTGCACCGCCGGAGACAGTGGTGATGGGGTCGGTCTTCTGGGCTTGCCAGGCGAAGGTCAGAAGAGCTCCGCTGCGGCGAGCATCCAATGCAGCAGCTGTTCCGATGGTGCAGTGGCCACGTCGTGGTGCGTTGACTGCTCGGAGTACATTTGCGACAGTTGTGTGCAGGCTCACCAGCGCCTGAAAATCACCAAGGACCACACGATCAAGCCCAAAGACGAGGCCAACAACGAGCAGCTGGCCGGAGCTGCCGGGGTGGACAAACTGCACATGTGCCAGTTGCACCCACAGGAGAAGCTTTCGTTGTTTTGCGAGACCTGCGACAAGCTTACTTGTCGTGATTGTCAGTTGAGCGACCATCGGGAtcacaaatacaaatttgcCCACGAGATTGCCACGGAGTCAAGACAGGCGCTGTCCACCCTTGTTTCCGAAATCAACTACAAACGCTTCCTTCTCTCCTCGGCTACCAAGGTGATTGATGACCGCCAACAGCTGATCCATGACAAGAAGAAGGACCTCATCAAGGAGATCACAGCCATGGCGGTCAAGATCACCAATACGGTTAATACCCGAGGCAAGCAGCTAATCATGAGATTAAACGAGGTGTGCGACAGTAAACTCAAGGTGCTGGTGGAAAAGAAGGAGACGCTACAATTGCTGTCTGACAACACGGACCACTGCATCGATTTCATGCAAAACGCTTTGGAGAAGGGCAGTGATTTCGCTATCCTCTCGAGCAAAAAGTCTCTGGTGCGTCACCTGCAGAAGCTCAAGTGCCAAAGGGCGGATATCCCCAACCCGGAAATCCCAGTGCGCATTCAAGTTCAGCTTAACCAGGTTTCCGATCTTCAGAAGGTAATCTCGCAGCTGGGCATCATAATCGTTGATGGCAAACCATATCCGCCCACGCCCTCGCCCAACGGTACCCCTCAGCCGCAGCACCCACCTCGCCAGCCTCCCAGCCCGAACATGGCGCCACCCCTGCGTCCTGGTCTTCCACCCGGAATGCCCGCTGGCCTCTCGCCGAACGGACCGCCCGTCAACTTTGGACCGCAGAACGGACCGCCGCTCTACAGCAATGCTGCCCAGCAGCAGTTCAACAATCTGTCCATGAGTCGCTCCTTTCCGGGTGACGGGTCAGGTAAGG TTCGCTTCGGGGGAATGCCTCCAGTAGGCATGCAGCGACACGGACAACCGCACGTGAGCTCCTCCACGCATCCGCAGAATATGG ACATCAGCCTGCGGGGCCTGCTGAACAACCAGGCGGCACAGAGCCCGAATGCCCACATGGCATTCAATGGACCGCCCAGCTATCCGGGTGGGCCGCAAGGAGCCCCGGCTCCGGCGCACCAACCGATGGGTCCGCAGATGCGTCCGCATTTTATGCCCGGCCAGCAGGGTTTCTCGCAGGGCGGTGGTCCAGGAGGCGGTCCGCGAGACGCCAACTTTATGAACAGCAACGCGCGCTTCCAGTCGCAGTATCAGCGTATGGCCAACCACGCTCAGCAGGCGGCGGCTGCAGCGGCCATGGCCGGAGCGGCGGGGGGCGGAGGCGGCCAAATCCCTTCGCCGGGTGCACTGCAGCGACCCCAGATGATGTCCAATCCCATGCAGAATGTGAGTGCCATGCAGAAT TCGTTGGGGTTTCATGGGAGCCAGGCTGGCTTTAATACCGGCCCACCGCAGACCTCCCCGCAGTTAAGCGGCGGAGGCATGCACAGCCTGGCCAAGTGGCACATCCCGCAATCCGCTCAACAGTCGAACA TGTGTTCGCAACAAGGTccccttttgccttttgcgaATGGTCGCCAGACATcggaaaattttaaaatctcACTCAAATCCCCAAACACGCTCAAAAATAGCACCCCGCCCAGCCTGGGGGGCGGTGGTGCGGGTCACCCGGGCCACGGAAACGGCTCCTCCAGCGCCCAACTGAACGCAGCTGCCCTGGGATTGGGGCCAGCCGTTTCGATACTCTCTAACGTCACCTCGACGAATCCAAAGACGCCCAGTCCCAGCACTCATGAG AACACCAAGGACTTCACCGAACCCATTGACAAGGTGCGGGATGACTCAATCAACGATCTGATTGCAACCATAGCCAAGCTAGACTCAAATGGGGTGCAGGTGTTGCCGGAGGGTCGCACAAAGACCACCTCGCCACAGGTGCACAGCTCTACGGATCTGTCCAACACACAGGAAG aTGATCCCAACGAGGACTGGTGCGCCGTCTGTCTGGATGGAGGAGAGCTGATGTGCTGCGACAAGTGTCCCAAGGTTTTTCACCAGAACTGTCACATCCCCGCGATCAGCTCGCTGCCGGACGAAAGCGAGAGCTGGCAGTGCCTGCTGTGCGTTAACCTCAAGGAGCTGACCAAGGCGGAGGGAAGTGAAAAGAACTCCTCGGGCGAGCTGAGCGCCCTGGAGCTCCGCATCCTGCAGCGCATCTGTCTAGAATTGTACTGCCAGTACGAACAGAGTCTCAATTTCCGGGAGCCGGAGTCGCCAGCCAATACATCCTATTACGAGATTGTTTCCAG TCCCATGTCGTTAGATGTTATTCGCACCCGCCTGGATCCATCCAGTCCCAACCACTACAAGGATATCGCAGGCTTCGTGTCCGACGTGCGTTTAATATTCTCCAACACGTACCTCTTTTATCAG GAGGACACGAAAACTTACTCCAATGCCAAGTATTTGGAAAACTTCTTCGAGGAGCAGCTAGCTAAGTGGTTGCCGCAATTTGAGGGCAGCAAGCCACTAAGTAAGCGCAATACCTCAAACTCCCCGGCGCTGTTAGGTGTGAATGCAACTGGTTCGCCGTCGCCCATCGAAAACGGAAGAAAAAGCTGCGGCTCGGCATCATTAGGTGACAGCGATGGTGGCTGCTTGCCGGCCAAGAGGGCGAGACGATCGGCGCACGAATAG